Proteins found in one Plasmodium relictum strain SGS1 genome assembly, chromosome: 13 genomic segment:
- the CK gene encoding choline kinase, putative, whose amino-acid sequence MENNINEKIDINKKNSGSIENGNTGNINVAKNGDLFYSQDLKNYTTIQLNQEIEISKNPFPLHEINKKNDIPLCAQEFSDLTDPLHIKKICLEKVHDWNHLNEDDIYVNQILCGLTNQLFEVRLKEDQAKKNNLMRKHVLFRIYGKDVQDLYNPAFELEVYKTMSKYKIAPLLLNTFRGGRIEEWLYGDPLSTDDLKNPSILVGIANVLGKFHTLCRKYPLPDHWEKTPCIYKRMEKWKNQVLKYNNLDKLTYDISKYIKESDKFIKFIKEYTKLDNIANDVVFCHNDLQENNIISTNKCLRLIDFEYSGYNYLSNDIANFFSETTIDYSVSTYPFFTIDKKNYISYESRKLFVSTYLSAYLGKSSLSSDEKVINQFLDAVEVQALGVHLIWGFWSIIRGYQTKSYNEFDFFLYAKERFNMYDEQKEYLISNNIIKDY is encoded by the coding sequence ATGgagaataatataaatgaaaaaattgatattaataaaaaaaattcaggGAGCATTGAAAATGGCAACACGGGAAATATAAATGTAGCAAAAAATGGAGACTTGTTTTATTCTCAAgacttaaaaaattatactacTATTCAATTAAATcaagaaatagaaatatcaaaaaatCCATTTCCTTTacatgaaataaataaaaaaaacgaTATTCCATTATGCGCCCAAGAATTTTCTGATTTAACAGATCCATTacacattaaaaaaatttgtttaGAAAAAGTACATGATTGGAATCATTTAAATGAAGATGATATATATGTTAATCAAATATTATGTGGCTTAACAAATCAACTATTTGAAGTACGTTTGAAAGAAGATCaagcaaaaaaaaacaatttaatGAGAAAGCATGTTCTATTTCGAATATATGGGAAAGATGTACAAGATTTATATAATCCTGCTTTTGAATTAGAAGTTTATAAAACTATgagtaaatataaaatagcTCCATTACTTCTAAACACATTTAGAGGTGGGCGTATAGAGGAATGGTTATATGGTGATCCTTTAAGTActgatgatttaaaaaatccaTCAATTTTAGTAGGTATAGCTAATGTATTAGGAAAATTTCATACTTTATGTCGTAAATATCCTTTACCAGATCATTGGGAAAAAACCCCTTGCATTTATAAAAGGATGGAAAAATGGAAAAACCAAGTtttgaaatataataatttagataaaTTGACATATGATATTAGTAAGTATATTAAAGAATCTgataaattcattaaatttataaaagaatataccAAATTAGATAATATTGCCAATGATGTTGTTTTTTGCCATAATGACTTacaagaaaataatattataagcACAAATAAATGTTTACGACTAATTGATTTTGAATATTCTGGTTATAACTATTTATCTAATGATATAGCAAACTTTTTTAGTGAAACAACTATTGATTATTCAGTAAGTACCTACCCATTTTTTActattgataaaaaaaattatatttcctATGAATCTAGGAAATTGTTTGTGTCTACATATTTATCTGCCTACTTAGGCAAATCTTCCCTATCATCAGATGAAAAAGTAATTAATCAATTTTTAGATGCAGTTGAAGTTCAAGCATTAGGGGTTCATTTAATATGGGGATTTTGGTCTATTATAAGGGGATATCAAACAAAAAGCTATAATGAATttgacttttttttatatgcaaAAGAAAGATTTAATATGTACGACGAACAAAAAGAATATTTGatttcaaataatataattaaggATTATTAA